A part of Solicola gregarius genomic DNA contains:
- a CDS encoding hydroxymethylglutaryl-CoA lyase translates to MQILEVAPRDGLQNESTQLSTDDKVELVARAVSAGARRVEVTSFVHPKAVPQLADAEDVMARVERVEGVRYAGLVMNERGLDRAVAAGVDEVDIVVVASDTFCQRNQNMTTWQACDVAAGLVSRARDAGLFTTVTIGASFGCPFEGDVPVARLREVVLRVVDARPDELALADTIGVAVPSDIIDRAGCAIEVAGPQIGSRLHLHDTRNTAIANAVAALEVGVETLDASIGGAGGCPFAPNATGNVATEDLAYLFGRMGVDTGLDLDSLIDSAVWLEERLGKELPSALARAGGFPPA, encoded by the coding sequence GTGCAGATCCTGGAAGTCGCCCCTCGCGATGGGCTTCAGAATGAGTCGACGCAGCTGTCAACCGACGACAAGGTGGAGCTGGTAGCCCGGGCGGTATCCGCGGGCGCCCGGCGGGTTGAGGTCACCAGCTTCGTGCACCCGAAGGCCGTACCACAGCTGGCCGATGCCGAAGACGTGATGGCGCGGGTCGAACGGGTCGAGGGAGTTCGCTACGCCGGGCTGGTGATGAACGAGCGCGGCCTCGACCGTGCCGTCGCGGCCGGTGTCGACGAGGTCGACATCGTGGTGGTCGCGTCCGACACGTTCTGCCAACGCAACCAGAACATGACGACGTGGCAGGCGTGCGACGTCGCCGCCGGCCTCGTCTCGCGTGCCCGGGACGCCGGGCTGTTCACCACGGTGACGATCGGGGCGTCGTTCGGCTGCCCGTTCGAGGGTGATGTGCCCGTCGCCCGGCTACGTGAGGTCGTCCTGCGCGTCGTCGACGCGCGGCCGGACGAGTTGGCGCTGGCCGACACGATCGGCGTCGCGGTGCCGAGCGACATCATCGACCGGGCCGGGTGCGCGATCGAAGTGGCAGGACCGCAGATCGGATCGCGACTGCATCTGCACGACACGCGCAATACGGCGATCGCGAATGCGGTCGCTGCGCTCGAGGTCGGCGTCGAGACGCTGGACGCCAGCATCGGTGGTGCGGGCGGGTGCCCGTTCGCGCCCAACGCCACCGGCAACGTCGCGACCGAGGACCTCGCGTACCTGTTCGGCCGGATGGGCGTCGACACCGGGCTCGACCTGGACTCGCTGATCGACTCCGCGGTCTGGTTGGAGGAGCGCCTCGGGAAGGAGCTCCCGAGCGCGCTCGCTCGCGCGGGTGGGTTTCCACCGGCCTGA